In one Corynebacterium bovis DSM 20582 = CIP 54.80 genomic region, the following are encoded:
- the era gene encoding GTPase Era: protein MAADPSGTSPDSSDSPDSTADTTTDPTADTAAVTTADPTGGLGDRPDGFRSGFVSFVGRPNTGKSTLTNALVGEKIAITADQPETTRHPVRGIVHRPDAQVVVVDTPGLHRPRTLLGERLNDMVKETYSDVDVIGVCVPANEKIGPGDRWIVDAVRTVAPRTPLVGIVTKVDTVSKDRVGEQLLALHDLLGVDVVPVSAVDGIQTDVLLDVIVGLLPEGPKYYPDDHVTDDDTETRMAELIREAALGGLHDELPHSVAVQIDEMFDSPTRPGVLQVHAVIFVERDGQKAIIRGKGGRRLTRIVHDARREIIDLLDRNVYLDLRIKVAKNWQTDPKQLGRMGF from the coding sequence ATGGCCGCTGACCCTTCCGGGACCAGCCCCGACAGTTCCGACAGCCCCGACAGCACCGCCGACACCACCACGGACCCGACCGCGGACACGGCTGCGGTCACCACCGCGGACCCGACCGGTGGCCTCGGCGACCGGCCGGACGGCTTCCGCTCCGGGTTCGTCAGCTTCGTCGGCCGGCCGAACACCGGCAAGTCCACGCTCACCAACGCGCTGGTGGGGGAGAAGATCGCGATCACCGCCGACCAGCCGGAGACGACCCGCCACCCCGTGCGCGGCATCGTCCACCGGCCGGACGCCCAGGTGGTCGTCGTCGACACCCCCGGGCTCCACCGGCCCCGGACCCTCCTCGGCGAGCGGCTCAACGACATGGTCAAGGAGACCTACTCCGACGTCGACGTCATCGGGGTGTGCGTCCCCGCCAACGAGAAGATCGGCCCCGGGGACCGGTGGATCGTCGACGCGGTCCGCACCGTCGCCCCGCGCACGCCCCTCGTCGGCATCGTGACGAAGGTGGACACCGTCTCGAAGGACCGGGTCGGCGAGCAGCTGCTCGCGCTGCACGACCTGCTCGGCGTGGACGTCGTGCCCGTCTCGGCGGTCGACGGCATCCAGACGGACGTGCTGCTCGACGTCATCGTCGGCCTCCTCCCCGAGGGACCGAAGTACTACCCGGACGACCACGTCACCGACGACGACACCGAGACCCGCATGGCGGAGCTCATCCGGGAGGCGGCGCTCGGCGGGCTCCACGACGAGCTGCCGCACTCCGTCGCCGTGCAGATCGACGAGATGTTCGACTCCCCGACGCGCCCCGGGGTGCTGCAGGTCCACGCGGTGATCTTCGTCGAGCGCGACGGGCAGAAGGCGATCATCCGCGGCAAGGGGGGCCGTCGTCTCACCCGGATCGTGCACGACGCCCGCCGCGAGATCATCGACCTCCTCGACCGGAACGTCTACCTCGAC
- a CDS encoding hemolysin family protein gives MTGSPAASVLWTVVGIVVLLPLAGVLSSVETAVASLSRARVETMVDDERPGAPRLLAVLGRRAEHINLLVLLRTVSEVAASVLAASLAVRVFGTSGGSLVLVIALVALFTYVVVGVISRTLGRQNPYTLSLRAAPVLAAVGVVLGPVAKVLVWFGTLITPGRGFRDGPFASEIELREMVDIASERGIVENDERRMIQSVFDLASTPARSVMVPRPEMLWIEDTKSAGQATSLCVRSGHSRLPVIGESVDDIVGVVYLKDLVARTYSSRDSGRSVPVTDVMRDPVFVPDSRKLDDLLEDMQRDHIHIAMLVDEYGGIAGLISIEDILEEIVGEIADEYDDSEQAPVEELGDGRYRVVARFGLDELEELFADRGVSFTDEQHEDVETVAGLAAFELGRVPLPGAEVEVAGLHLHCEGGRDRRGRLKIRSVVVTGPAGPVADDDERTDHGR, from the coding sequence GTGACGGGCTCCCCGGCGGCGTCGGTGCTGTGGACCGTCGTCGGCATCGTGGTCCTCCTCCCGCTGGCGGGTGTGCTGAGCTCGGTGGAGACCGCCGTGGCCTCCCTGTCCCGCGCCCGGGTGGAGACGATGGTCGACGACGAACGCCCCGGTGCGCCCCGTCTCCTCGCGGTGCTCGGCCGCCGGGCCGAGCACATCAACCTGCTCGTCCTGCTGCGCACGGTCAGTGAGGTCGCGGCGAGTGTGCTCGCGGCGTCGCTGGCCGTCCGGGTGTTCGGCACCTCCGGCGGGTCCCTCGTCCTCGTCATCGCGCTCGTCGCCCTGTTCACCTACGTCGTCGTCGGCGTGATCTCGCGGACCCTCGGGCGCCAGAACCCGTACACGCTGTCCCTGCGCGCGGCGCCGGTGCTCGCGGCGGTGGGCGTCGTCCTCGGCCCGGTGGCGAAGGTCCTCGTGTGGTTCGGCACCCTCATCACCCCGGGGCGCGGCTTCCGGGACGGCCCGTTCGCCTCGGAGATCGAGCTGCGGGAGATGGTGGACATCGCCTCGGAGCGGGGCATCGTGGAGAACGACGAGCGGCGGATGATCCAGTCCGTCTTCGACCTCGCCTCGACGCCCGCCCGGTCGGTCATGGTGCCCCGGCCGGAGATGCTGTGGATCGAGGACACGAAGTCCGCCGGCCAGGCGACGAGCCTGTGCGTCCGGTCCGGCCACTCCCGGCTGCCGGTCATCGGCGAGAGTGTCGACGACATCGTCGGCGTCGTGTACCTCAAGGACCTCGTCGCCCGGACGTACAGTTCCCGGGACAGCGGCCGGTCGGTGCCCGTCACCGACGTCATGCGCGACCCGGTGTTCGTGCCGGACTCCCGCAAGCTCGACGACCTCCTCGAGGACATGCAGCGCGACCACATCCACATCGCGATGCTCGTCGACGAGTACGGCGGCATCGCGGGGCTGATCTCCATCGAGGACATCCTCGAGGAGATCGTCGGCGAGATCGCCGACGAGTACGACGACTCCGAGCAGGCCCCCGTCGAGGAGCTCGGCGACGGCCGGTACCGCGTCGTCGCCCGCTTCGGGCTCGACGAGCTGGAGGAGCTGTTCGCCGACCGGGGCGTGTCCTTCACCGACGAGCAGCACGAGGACGTCGAGACCGTGGCGGGACTCGCCGCCTTCGAGCTCGGGCGCGTCCCGCTGCCCGGGGCCGAGGTCGAGGTCGCCGGACTGCACCTGCACTGCGAAGGTGGCCGCGACCGTCGCGGTCGCCTCAAGATCCGTTCCGTCGTCGTGACCGGCCCCGCCGGTCCCGTCGCGGACGACGACGAAAGGACCGACCATGGCCGCTGA
- the ybeY gene encoding rRNA maturation RNase YbeY produces MSIEIFNESAFGDVNEEELLDVARFALWTMDVHSAAELSIHVVDLDTIADLHLRWLDLPGPTDVMSFPMDELTPGWGRKDGPAPSPAMLGDIMLCPEFALGQAERAGHPLSHELDLLTVHGVLHLLGFDHVTPEEEQRMFSLQNDILASWYDSQDERGVSFGPKPSSPAAFPTAADRDDRTSSNPVPPPFSGDAPGDPERVSFTDSGDTGPAGDPGAGRGGGAAR; encoded by the coding sequence GTGAGCATCGAGATCTTCAACGAGTCCGCGTTCGGCGACGTCAACGAGGAGGAACTGCTCGACGTCGCCCGGTTCGCCCTGTGGACGATGGACGTCCACTCCGCCGCCGAGCTGTCGATCCACGTCGTCGACCTCGACACGATCGCCGACCTCCACCTGCGGTGGCTCGACCTGCCCGGCCCGACGGACGTCATGAGCTTCCCGATGGACGAGCTCACGCCGGGCTGGGGCCGCAAGGACGGCCCGGCGCCGTCGCCGGCGATGCTCGGCGACATCATGCTCTGCCCGGAGTTCGCGCTGGGGCAGGCCGAGCGGGCGGGCCACCCCCTGTCCCACGAGCTCGACCTGCTCACGGTCCACGGGGTGCTCCACCTGCTGGGCTTCGACCACGTCACCCCGGAGGAGGAGCAGCGGATGTTCTCCCTCCAGAACGACATCCTCGCCTCGTGGTACGACTCGCAGGACGAGCGGGGCGTGTCCTTCGGCCCGAAGCCGTCGAGCCCGGCGGCGTTCCCCACGGCCGCGGACCGGGACGACCGGACGTCGTCGAACCCGGTGCCGCCGCCGTTCAGCGGCGACGCCCCGGGTGACCCCGAGCGCGTGAGCTTCACCGACTCCGGGGACACCGGACCCGCCGGGGACCCCGGTGCCGGCCGTGGCGGAGGGGCCGCACGGTGA
- a CDS encoding PhoH family protein, which yields MKQPARRVASATVDLVPETAPTVMGAADANLRVIEDRVDADIHTRGHHLTVRGEATEVARARRVIRELESLAARGAAVTPEVTTRVIGMIDDLDREELSAGDVAGDAIVSRRGRSVRPTTVGQREYVDAIDRNTVVLGVGPAGTGKTYLAVAKAVQALQRREVSRIILTRPAVEAGERLGFLPGTLTEKIDPYLRPLHDALRDMVDPETIPKLMETGVIEVAPLAYMRGRTLNGAFVILDEAQNTTPAQMKMFLTRLGFGSKIVVTGDMSQVDLPDRQESGLAVARQVLADVRGVHVTEFDSADVVRHHLVGRIVDAYGRYEAERELERQDREEIRAERRAADRNRRREYGGPPHTHGSAQ from the coding sequence ATGAAGCAACCAGCCAGGCGCGTCGCGAGCGCGACCGTCGACCTCGTCCCGGAGACCGCCCCCACCGTCATGGGGGCCGCGGACGCGAACCTCCGCGTCATCGAGGACCGGGTGGACGCGGACATCCACACCCGGGGCCACCACCTCACGGTGCGCGGAGAGGCCACGGAGGTCGCCCGCGCCCGCCGGGTCATCCGCGAACTGGAGTCGCTCGCCGCGCGCGGCGCCGCCGTGACCCCCGAGGTCACGACGCGGGTGATCGGCATGATCGACGACCTCGACCGGGAGGAGCTCTCCGCGGGCGACGTCGCCGGTGACGCGATCGTCAGCCGGCGCGGCCGCAGCGTCCGCCCGACGACGGTCGGCCAGCGGGAGTACGTCGACGCGATCGACCGGAACACCGTCGTCCTCGGCGTCGGCCCCGCCGGGACGGGCAAGACGTACCTCGCCGTGGCGAAGGCCGTCCAGGCGCTCCAGCGGCGGGAGGTGTCCCGCATCATCCTCACCCGTCCGGCGGTCGAGGCCGGGGAGCGGCTGGGCTTCCTGCCCGGCACGCTCACGGAGAAGATCGACCCCTACCTGCGCCCCCTCCACGACGCCCTGCGGGACATGGTCGACCCGGAGACGATCCCGAAGCTCATGGAGACCGGGGTCATCGAGGTCGCGCCGCTGGCGTACATGCGCGGCCGGACGCTCAACGGGGCGTTCGTCATCCTCGACGAGGCGCAGAACACGACGCCCGCGCAGATGAAGATGTTCCTCACCCGGCTGGGCTTCGGTTCGAAGATCGTCGTCACCGGGGACATGAGCCAGGTCGACCTGCCGGACCGGCAGGAGAGCGGCCTGGCCGTCGCGCGGCAGGTCCTCGCGGACGTCCGGGGCGTGCACGTCACGGAGTTCGACAGCGCCGACGTCGTCCGCCACCACCTCGTCGGCAGGATCGTCGACGCCTACGGCCGCTACGAGGCGGAGCGGGAGCTGGAGCGCCAGGACCGGGAGGAGATCCGGGCCGAGCGCCGCGCGGCCGACCGGAACCGTCGCCGGGAGTACGGCGGACCCCCACACACCCACGGGAGTGCACAGTGA
- a CDS encoding 16S rRNA (uracil(1498)-N(3))-methyltransferase, which produces MTDPVFHDPTLRDRLGDRPAAGGGDGAAAEGLVVTLPAEEARHAAVKRIGAGESVVVTDGAGTAVRGRWRDGAVEVTEVLPPHRPRPRVTVVQAVPKSERAELAVDLAVQAGADRIVPWEADRCIARWSGKPGRVEKARAKWATAALAAMKQSRRTEGAVVAPLLGDVADLGTVLDAPPWAEAADPGEAGWTTAVLVLHEAAAVPFARAVADVGPVDELVLVVGPEGGVSDREVDVLAGTHGATAVVLGPEVLRTASAAAVALGALGVLTARWGRAPGPLGLGWSR; this is translated from the coding sequence GTGACGGACCCGGTCTTCCACGACCCGACGCTGCGTGACCGGCTGGGCGACCGGCCGGCCGCCGGCGGCGGGGACGGCGCGGCCGCGGAGGGGCTCGTCGTCACCCTCCCCGCGGAGGAGGCGCGGCACGCGGCGGTCAAGCGCATCGGGGCGGGGGAGAGCGTCGTCGTGACCGACGGGGCGGGGACGGCCGTGCGGGGCCGGTGGCGCGACGGGGCCGTGGAGGTCACCGAGGTGCTGCCGCCGCACCGCCCGCGCCCGCGCGTGACCGTCGTCCAGGCCGTGCCGAAGTCCGAGCGGGCGGAACTGGCCGTCGACCTCGCCGTGCAGGCCGGGGCGGACCGGATCGTGCCGTGGGAGGCGGACCGCTGCATCGCCCGCTGGTCCGGCAAGCCCGGCCGCGTCGAGAAGGCGCGCGCGAAGTGGGCGACGGCCGCGCTCGCGGCGATGAAGCAGTCCCGGCGGACGGAGGGGGCGGTCGTCGCGCCGCTGCTCGGCGACGTCGCCGACCTGGGGACGGTGCTCGACGCCCCGCCGTGGGCGGAGGCCGCCGACCCGGGGGAGGCCGGCTGGACGACGGCCGTGCTCGTCCTCCACGAGGCCGCCGCCGTGCCGTTCGCCCGGGCCGTCGCGGACGTCGGGCCGGTCGACGAACTCGTGCTCGTCGTCGGGCCGGAGGGCGGGGTGAGCGACCGGGAGGTCGACGTCCTCGCCGGCACCCACGGCGCGACCGCCGTCGTCCTCGGCCCGGAGGTGCTGCGCACGGCGTCCGCGGCGGCCGTCGCCCTCGGGGCGCTAGGGGTGCTCACCGCACGCTGGGGCCGGGCTCCCGGCCCGCTCGGGTTAGGATGGTCGCGATGA
- the dnaJ gene encoding molecular chaperone DnaJ has translation MARDYYGILGVDRDASDAEIKKAYRRLARKYHPDVNPSEEAAEKFREISVAQEVLTDPQKRRIVDAGGDPQEQGFGQPGGAGGFPGSGNLGDIFEAFFGAAGGGAGGGRVPRVRPGNDALLRMDLTLEECFTGVSREVTVDTAVLCDVCDGTGSASRSAPETCPTCHGQGQVTELQQSILGRVQVARPCHRCNGSGEVITDPCENCGGDARVRARRDITVNVPAGIADGMRIRLSGEGEVGPGGGPAGDLYVETRTLEHPYLVRDGDDLHVTVRVPMADAALGTDVEVGLFQGETTTVTLEPGTQPEATVTVKDKGMPRLRREGHGSLVTHVDVTVPTGLDHRQRELLEEFRSSTKESAGVSSRSDERSGGLFSRIRHRFGR, from the coding sequence GTGGCACGCGACTATTACGGAATCCTCGGCGTCGACCGTGACGCCTCGGACGCAGAGATCAAGAAGGCGTACCGCCGCCTCGCCCGGAAGTACCACCCGGACGTCAACCCGTCCGAGGAGGCCGCGGAGAAGTTCCGCGAGATCTCCGTCGCCCAGGAGGTCCTCACCGACCCGCAGAAGCGGCGCATCGTCGACGCCGGCGGCGACCCCCAGGAGCAGGGCTTCGGCCAGCCCGGGGGCGCCGGCGGCTTCCCGGGCTCGGGCAACCTCGGCGACATCTTCGAGGCCTTCTTCGGCGCCGCCGGGGGCGGGGCCGGGGGCGGGAGGGTGCCCCGGGTCCGTCCGGGGAACGACGCCCTGCTGCGCATGGACCTCACCCTCGAGGAGTGCTTCACGGGGGTCAGCCGCGAGGTGACGGTCGACACGGCCGTCCTCTGCGACGTGTGCGACGGCACCGGCTCCGCGTCCCGCTCCGCCCCGGAGACGTGCCCGACGTGCCACGGGCAGGGCCAGGTCACGGAGCTCCAGCAGTCCATCCTCGGGCGCGTGCAGGTCGCCCGCCCCTGCCACCGGTGCAACGGCTCCGGCGAGGTCATCACGGACCCGTGCGAGAACTGCGGCGGCGACGCCCGCGTCCGCGCGCGCCGCGACATCACCGTCAACGTCCCCGCCGGCATCGCCGACGGGATGCGCATCCGGCTCTCCGGGGAGGGGGAGGTCGGTCCGGGCGGCGGCCCGGCCGGTGACCTGTACGTCGAGACCCGCACCCTCGAGCACCCCTACCTCGTGCGCGACGGCGACGACCTCCACGTCACCGTCCGGGTGCCGATGGCCGACGCCGCCCTCGGCACCGACGTCGAGGTCGGCCTGTTCCAGGGGGAGACCACGACGGTCACCCTCGAGCCCGGGACCCAGCCGGAGGCGACGGTGACGGTCAAGGACAAGGGGATGCCCCGGCTGCGCCGGGAGGGCCACGGGTCGCTCGTCACGCACGTCGACGTCACCGTGCCGACGGGCCTCGACCACCGGCAGCGGGAGCTGCTCGAGGAGTTCCGCTCGTCGACGAAGGAGTCGGCCGGGGTGTCGTCCCGGTCCGACGAGCGCTCCGGCGGGCTGTTCTCCCGGATCCGGCACCGGTTCGGGCGGTGA
- the hrcA gene encoding heat-inducible transcriptional repressor HrcA gives MTGTAETRRGHVLRAIVTDYISSQEPVGSKALVERHGLGVSPATIRNDMAALEAEGYITQEHASSGRVPTQKGYRRFVDGMSGIKPMSAPERRAVLEFLSGGVDMEDVLRRSVQLLAQLTRQVAVVQLPDLRAGRVKHCEVVQLAPARLLLVLITDTGRVDQRNVDLTEPMPEADTPRLRDIINTALVGRTLDDASANVSALAAGEVAGLPADLRGPALACATVLVETMLERSSDRLILAGTPNLLNVNELQPVIEALEEQVVMLKLLSSVRDLGARAGGVAGGVAGEPGGPGPGVQVSIGGENEDEELRAASVLATGYGSGGEVFGGLGVVGPTYIDYSGSMSSLSVVAHYVSRILSGR, from the coding sequence ATGACAGGGACCGCTGAGACCCGCCGGGGGCACGTGTTGCGTGCCATCGTCACCGACTACATCTCCTCCCAGGAGCCGGTCGGGTCGAAGGCGCTCGTCGAACGGCACGGGCTGGGGGTGTCGCCGGCGACGATCCGCAACGACATGGCCGCCCTCGAGGCCGAGGGGTACATCACCCAGGAGCACGCGAGCTCCGGCCGGGTGCCCACGCAGAAGGGCTACCGGCGCTTCGTCGACGGCATGTCCGGGATCAAGCCCATGAGCGCCCCCGAGCGGCGGGCTGTGCTGGAGTTCCTCTCCGGCGGGGTGGACATGGAGGACGTGCTGCGGCGCAGCGTGCAGCTGCTCGCGCAGCTCACCCGGCAGGTCGCGGTCGTCCAGCTGCCGGACCTGCGGGCCGGGCGGGTCAAGCACTGCGAGGTCGTCCAGCTCGCGCCGGCGCGGCTGCTGCTCGTGCTCATCACGGACACCGGGCGGGTCGACCAGCGCAACGTCGACCTCACCGAGCCGATGCCGGAGGCGGACACGCCCCGGCTGCGGGACATCATCAACACCGCGCTCGTCGGCCGGACCCTCGACGACGCCTCGGCGAACGTCTCCGCCCTCGCCGCCGGGGAGGTCGCGGGGCTGCCCGCGGACCTGCGCGGGCCGGCGCTGGCGTGCGCGACCGTGCTCGTCGAGACGATGCTCGAACGGTCGAGCGACCGGCTCATCCTCGCGGGCACCCCGAACCTGCTCAACGTCAACGAGCTCCAGCCCGTCATCGAGGCGCTGGAGGAGCAGGTCGTCATGCTCAAGCTGCTGTCGAGCGTCCGGGACCTCGGCGCGCGGGCCGGGGGCGTGGCCGGCGGGGTCGCCGGGGAGCCCGGGGGTCCGGGGCCCGGCGTGCAGGTGAGCATCGGCGGGGAGAACGAGGACGAGGAGCTGCGCGCGGCGTCCGTCCTGGCGACCGGGTACGGCTCGGGCGGGGAGGTCTTCGGCGGGCTCGGGGTCGTCGGGCCGACGTACATCGACTACTCGGGGTCGATGTCGTCCCTCAGCGTCGTCGCGCACTACGTGAGCCGGATCCTCTCCGGGCGGTGA
- the hemW gene encoding radical SAM family heme chaperone HemW, which produces MTHRIPPSAPSPDRVPAPSTAPSTTPAPAPSTTSAPPLGLYIHVPFCSTRCGYCDFNTYTPGESGGSDPASYLDALEKELETAAADWDRTGPPETVFLGGGTPSLLGGEALARILRAVRRTVGLAPGAEVTTESNPESTSPEFFATLRDAGYTRISLGMQSVAGHVLRVLDRRHTPGRPAEAVREARAAGFAHVNLDLIYGTPSETDDDLRRSLDAALSSGVDHVSAYSLIVEDGTAMGRKVRRGELPAPDEDVLADRYGIVDDALRAAGLGWYEVSNWAAPGGECRHNLMYWRSGLWWGAGPGAHGCVRLRPGAKGVDGPPHDGPVRLVNARLPRRYVAALDAGASPVVSVEPLSPEDLHTERVMLGLRLREGLESREIAGAEETVRRYVDLGLLEVDNERDLPDGAVGRTRLTDRGRLLADGIVTDILLAEEA; this is translated from the coding sequence ATGACTCACCGCATCCCCCCGTCCGCGCCGTCGCCGGACCGCGTCCCCGCACCGTCCACCGCGCCCTCCACCACGCCGGCCCCCGCACCGTCCACCACGTCGGCCCCGCCGCTCGGCCTGTACATCCACGTCCCGTTCTGCAGCACCCGTTGCGGGTACTGCGACTTCAACACGTACACGCCGGGGGAGTCCGGCGGCTCCGACCCGGCGAGCTACCTCGACGCCCTGGAGAAGGAGCTGGAGACCGCCGCCGCCGACTGGGACCGAACCGGGCCGCCGGAGACCGTCTTCCTCGGCGGCGGCACCCCGTCGCTCCTCGGCGGCGAGGCCCTCGCCCGCATCCTCCGCGCCGTCCGCCGCACGGTCGGCCTCGCCCCCGGGGCGGAGGTGACGACCGAGTCCAACCCGGAGTCCACCTCCCCGGAGTTCTTCGCGACGCTGCGGGACGCCGGCTACACGCGCATCTCGCTCGGGATGCAGTCCGTCGCCGGGCACGTCCTGCGGGTCCTCGACCGCCGGCACACCCCCGGCCGCCCCGCCGAGGCGGTCCGGGAGGCCCGCGCCGCGGGGTTCGCGCACGTCAACCTCGACCTCATCTACGGCACGCCGTCGGAGACCGACGACGACCTGCGCCGGTCGCTCGACGCCGCCCTGTCGTCCGGCGTCGACCACGTCTCCGCGTACTCGCTCATCGTCGAGGACGGCACGGCGATGGGCCGGAAGGTCCGCCGGGGCGAGCTGCCCGCCCCGGACGAGGACGTCCTCGCCGACCGGTACGGCATCGTCGACGACGCCCTCCGCGCCGCCGGGCTCGGGTGGTACGAGGTCTCGAACTGGGCGGCGCCCGGCGGCGAGTGCCGGCACAACCTCATGTACTGGCGTTCCGGCCTGTGGTGGGGTGCGGGCCCGGGCGCGCACGGCTGCGTGCGGCTGCGCCCCGGGGCGAAGGGGGTCGACGGCCCTCCCCACGACGGCCCGGTGCGCCTCGTCAACGCCCGGCTGCCCCGGCGCTACGTCGCCGCCCTCGACGCCGGCGCCTCCCCGGTGGTCTCCGTCGAACCCCTCTCCCCGGAGGACCTGCACACCGAACGGGTCATGCTCGGCCTCCGGCTCCGGGAGGGCCTCGAGTCCCGCGAGATCGCCGGGGCGGAGGAGACCGTGCGGCGGTACGTGGACCTCGGGCTGCTCGAGGTGGACAATGAGAGGGACCTGCCGGACGGTGCCGTCGGGCGGACGCGCCTCACCGACCGGGGCCGGCTGCTCGCCGACGGCATCGTCACCGACATCCTGCTCGCCGAGGAGGCCTGA